The following are encoded together in the Plasmodium knowlesi strain H genome assembly, chromosome: 8 genome:
- a CDS encoding spindle pole body protein, putative: MELQDIRRKVENENNNRIHVAKAKFRNCLCLFNNYSKCYLNIKKSSNRETSKYDKIYGNENIRLGEEKKAKNSTKETSLEFTYPYRYEQNRSIFLIINSENINSGNSSICHNDIIYIIYNNKKYEHVNVQKRKKKKKKIKEKKKKKKNALHDGKEDNYGSLMGSSPNQPFDTNPMYNSTIFETSNLNFGEAYDSKKKKKKEKAAQEGLSALTSKGGKLRNKKNFIYSDDDDSDNNYEHIFTHINSNLHFLSVSNDHIEKEKNLYIQNERYVNCKDVIFRKMKFKKTMFLNLDMYNSWIIIKKSILVNEYLNRVAKNDLVDINDVLYDVVNMSNRVLNCYTKVYINDYFLLINNKTKEILGVQKAPAERTSIGNAQTGSGHNGGEANPEKKEPPFSNSMENYEYRYYNLVLIKKMSLSHLFGTNTDINITFAFHNVCQSSYNKINENSSYMLIYNYNLTKESQFFLTKSSGRGEQMRAPDSQNMQELTTHEDYAYFNNYITKKITENYLSYSLYIKECLLIIDILYVLNNSYGNLVYIKEHYKYDHQMYYTYACDVLQRSKGHPQLERDAKVDSSVYSFSSDSDQDDEDDDDDDNNDGNDDRNYADSEGSSASASTDASTASSEQIRAKANLTPEEKQLFGELSNDLVYLMPKYKLVFHPLVLTDRESNSSHLEITREILKLGIFLRRIQRFIEINKRGQSCNSTFDIFCCCLYNISMHILNHINRIEENVRNVYNFSKIYMKEGNGNTYYPPGGNGNTYYPPGGNGNTYYPPGGNGTWEPIPGTETQRRLNDLPMCLFDANSLSTCTDPEEKKIFFSINNLFRKNIHDFNLFFNINIDKAEDISLYKIKIIVLPLLQIGKLLNKIINKIISKKQMNNSRYLIDLIYKLQEYLHSDSINKTVLMYLLKNITTPLFDFIKNYIFYGKVKDTHREFFIHENRNITPYYKQTNKFYCTNIFKYIYKRYIDMSTNYWGAKYVIINRKVPTFLRNVSYYIFITGKYIDVLSACSKLLTYQSRHRHRLYIDGSDLHNDSATRGWGATEVGTLSIYGSSKRNNHAKESSSPQDEIHQSEPKNPWEEEEEEEEEEEEEQEELYNNNNNPIRNKKTCHLIYDGHKKTYEQLIHNQHLFASKKMFELYIKKIDIKEKIKHHYFFFFLQISDYLKYFYILAHEHLEKLYNSQKNNNVLNKLKNFFDISLRSSVLYHLKYRHDYNVDVSDILSIIDNVNLIIDLKNFYLNISQVEVGKEQQEDALYTDEAKAGKPSLQWEQGEYQSGAYYQKGYVQGRNSPRGEAPIQSEEDTDLDTETESPSDGEQEELGGESPTMKEQKNSKTKKKTKKKMQKRKKKNYGTLGKRTQNGTNLEQQNLIGKKKKILANLKNNVLNNIQNNMQTNTNVEIYKGLVLSYHNMFPYNLIFNNVTIFKYTLIFRILNYCKYIEHKLTEVWLNHMFVKNIFINEECKNNLMMCIHTRECMIHFLKCYTYHLQNDVIKSEYAHMNMKLKETLIFDDIIHIHNAYLNNILKYSFIMNQNIINSILKLISISHIFTRHILKFNFNKNEQLERVSSRENNKGDCSGGNPNVGQKEHPNGIERKKKKKNNYHRKFIQELLSDQAYISMIHNTIKHYDKHFRNFFLHLTDYVSNNIDDYAHNFLIKLDYNFYYTNKYKISNAHMDDEPNEEAPVVMNSSSAEYVVRGGEDDEGVAPHSNSFERGNLAQRGRHFGGRMGQPPSGSSPSSPNRLAYQEYGHPADHLADHSSVPYDNTSLSHEQVTYAEGYSTNYEANPPQAPPRQRYAHLTDETDYNRSANNHSVHYAGVRNPVTHHRNNYPQTHLNKEHMLSENRFAPYHLANQNIPYVVNPYEKDQAAYDNKMGNAAKSTATYSKLKKYGAHNNENLPTMDAPRINTASINTASINAANINAANINVSSIDVNSIDISGIDVNSVDQNAYSSKFIPQ, encoded by the coding sequence ATGGAGCTCCAGGACATACGGAGAAAAGTCGAGAACGAAAACAACAACCGCATCCACGTCGCCAAGGCCAAGTTCCGCAACTGCTTATGCCTCTTCAACAACTACTCCAAGTGCTACCTGAACATTAAAAAGAGCTCCAACCGAGAAACTTCCAAATATGACAAAATATatggaaatgaaaacatCAGActtggggaggaaaaaaaagcgaagaaTTCCACCAAAGAAACATCCCTTGAGTTTACGTACCCCTATCGGTACGAACAAAATAGAAGCATCTTCCTAATTATAAATAGCGAAAACATAAATTCTGGAAACTCCAGCATATGTCACAACGACATTATATACATCATATATAACAACAAAAAGTATGAACATGTTAATGtgcagaagaggaaaaaaaagaagaaaaaaataaaggaaaaaaaaaaaaaaaaaaaaaacgccttACATGATGGGAAAGAAGACAACTATGGAAGTCTAATGGGTTCCAGTCCGAACCAGCCGTTCGACACCAACCCGATGTACAACAGCACCATATTCGAAACAAGCAATCTAAATTTCGGAGAAGCATAtgatagtaaaaaaaaaaaaaaaaaggaaaaagcggCCCAAGAGGGGTTATCGGCATTAACAAGTAAGGGAGGgaaattaagaaataaaaaaaatttcatttacTCAGATGATGACGATTCGGATAACAACTATGAACACATCTTCACACACATCAACTCGAACCTCCACTTTTTGAGTGTATCCAATGATCAcatagagaaagaaaaaaacctcTACATCCAAAACGAAAGATACGTCAACTGTAAGGATGTCATATTtaggaaaatgaaatttaaaaaaaccaTGTTCCTCAATTTGGACATGTATAACTCGTGGATAATAATTAAGAAAAGCATACTAGTGAATGAGTACCTGAACCGAGTGGCTAAAAACGACTTGGTAGACATAAACGATGTTCTCTACGATGTCGTCAACATGAGCAACAGAGTGCTCAACTGCTACACAAAGGTTTACATAAATGATTACTTCCTACTTATTAATAATAAGACGAAGGAAATCTTGGGTGTCCAAAAGGCTCCAGCAGAACGTACTTCCATTGGTAATGCCCAAACGGGTAGTGGCCACAACGGGGGGGAAGCTAATccggagaaaaaagaaccccCCTTTAGCAACTCCATGGAGAATTACGAATATAGGTACTATAACCTTGtgctcataaaaaaaatgagcctTAGCCACCTCTTCGGTACTAACACAGACATCAACATTACCTTCGCCTTCCACAATGTGTGCCAATCAAGTTacaacaaaattaatgaaaacaGTTCCTACATGCTCATCTATAATTATAATCTAACCAAGGAgagtcaattttttttaacaaaatccAGTGGTCGAGGTGAACAGATGAGAGCACCCGATTCGCAGAACATGCAAGAATTAACCACCCACGAAGATTACGCTTATTTCAATAACTacataacgaaaaaaattacggaaAACTACCTCAGTTACAGTCTGTATATTAAGGAATGCCTCCTCATTATCGACATTCTCTATGTCCTCAACAACAGTTATGGGAACCTGGTTTACATTAAGGAACACTACAAGTACGACCACCAGATGTACTACACGTACGCGTGTGACGTACTGCAGAGGAGTAAGGGGCACCCGCAATTGGAACGGGACGCGAAAGTGGACTCCTCCGtgtattccttctcttcagaCAGCGATcaggatgatgaagatgatgatgatgatgacaacaACGATGGTAACGATGACCGTAACTATGCCGACAGTGAAGGATCCTCCGCGTCTGCCTCCACTGACGCCTCCACGGCGTCGTCAGAGCAAATCAGGGCCAAAGCCAACCTCACCCCTGAAGAGAAGCAGCTCTTCGGAGAGCTCAGCAACGACCTGGTCTACCTGATGCCCAAGTACAAGCTGGTGTTTCATCCGCTTGTCCTCACCGATCGCGAAAGCAACAGTAGCCATTTGGAAATCACCAGAGAAATATTAAAGCTAGGAATTTTCCTAAGGCGCATCCAACGATTCATCGAAATTAATAAAAGAGGACAGTCCTGCAACTCCACCTTCGACATCTTCTGCTGTTGCCTCTACAACATCAGCATGCATATCCTAAACCACATCAACagaattgaagaaaatgttaGGAATGTGTATAATTTTTCTAAGATTTAtatgaaggaagggaatgGAAACACCTACTATCCCCCTGGAGGAAATGGAAACACCTACTACCCCCCTGGAGGAAATGGAAACACCTACTACCCCCCAGGAGGAAATGGAACCTGGGAACCAATTCCCGGGACAGAAACTCAAAGACGGCTGAATGACCTACCCATGTGTCTGTTTGATGCAAATTCCTTATCTACATGCACAGAtccagaggaaaaaaaaattttttttagcatCAACAATTTGTTTCGCAAAAATATCCACGACTTTAACCTCTTCTTCAACATCAACATTGACAAGGCAGAGGATATTTCCttatacaaaataaaaataattgtgCTGCCACTTCTTCAGATAGGAAAACTACTCAACAAAATcattaacaaaattattagcaaaaaacaaatgaacaattcaAGGTACCTTATCGATCTGATTTACAAACTGCAGGAATACCTACACTCAGATAGCATCAACAAAACTGTCCTTATGTATCttctaaaaaatattaccaCCCCCTTGTTTgactttataaaaaattacatcttCTATGGTAAGGTGAAAGACACACATAGAGAATTCTTCATCCACGAAAATAGAAATATCACCCCTTATTATAAACAGACAAACAAATTTTACTGCACCAATATATTCAAGTATATTTATAAAAGATATATAGACATGTCTACTAATTATTGGGGAGCTAAGTATGTCATCATCAATCGTAAGGTTCCCACTTTTTTAAGAAATGTATCTTATTACATTTTCATCACGGGGAAATATATCGATGTCCTTTCCGCCTGCTCCAAATTGTTGACTTATCAGAGTAGGCATAGGCATCGCCTATATATAGACGGGTCTGATTTACATAATGATAGTGCCACTCGTGGGTGGGGCGCAACAGAAGTGGGCACCCTATCCATATACGGATCGTCTAAAAGGAACAACCATGCAAAGGAGAGCTCCTCTCCTCAAGATGAAATACACCAAAGCGAACCAAAGAACCCatgggaggaggaggaggaggaggaggaagaagaagaagaagaacaggaagaactgtataataacaataacaacCCCATCCGGAACAAAAAGACCTGTCACCTAATATACGATGGACACAAGAAGACCTACGAACAACTCATACACAATCAACACCTATTTGCctcgaaaaaaatgttcgaactgtacataaaaaaaatagatatcaaggaaaaaataaagcatcattacttctttttcttcctccaaattAGTGACtacttaaaatatttttacatcctAGCACATGAACATTTGGAAAAGCTGTACAATAGccaaaaaaacaacaacgtTTTGAACAAGCTCAAAAATTTCTTCGACATATCTTTGAGATCATCTGTTCTCTACCATTTGAAGTATCGCCATGACTACAACGTAGACGTATCCGACATTCTTAGTATCATCGATAATGTTAACCTGATTATCGACTTGAAGAATTTCTACCTGAATATTAGTCAAGTTGAGGTTGGAAAGGAGCAGCAGGAGGATGCCCTATACACTGACGAAGCCAAAGCTGGAAAGCCTTCGCTTCAGTGGGAACAGGGGGAATATCAAAGTGGAGCTTACTACCAGAAGGGATACGTGCAAGGTAGGAATTCCCCTAGAGGAGAAGCCCCCATCCAATCAGAGGAAGACACTGACCTGGACACAGAAACGGAGAGCCCCTCAGATGGGGAACAAGAAGAATTAGGGGGAGAATCCCCCACAatgaaggaacagaaaaatagcaagacaaaaaaaaaaacgaaaaaaaaaatgcaaaaaagaaaaaaaaaaaattatggtaCCCtgggaaaaagaacacaAAATGGAACCAACCTTGAACAACAAAATCtcataggaaaaaaaaaaaaaatactagcTAACCTGAAAAATAATGTACTTAATAATATACAGAATAATATGCAGACCAATACAAACGTAGAAATTTACAAAGGATTGGTTCTCTCCTATCACAACATGTTTCCATACAACCTCATTTTCAATAACGTAACCATTTTTAAGTACACACTTATATTCCGCATTTTAAATTACTGCAAATATATTGAGCATAAGCTAACAGAGGTATGGCTCAATCACATGTTtgtaaaaaacattttcataaatgaggaatgcaaaaataatttaatgaTGTGTATACACACTAGGGAGTGCATGAtccactttttaaaatgctaCACGTATCATTTACAAAATGATGTGATCAAGTCGGAGTATGCTCACATGAATATGAAACTAAAGGAAACTCTCATTTTCGATGATATCATACACATCCATAATGCCTACCTCAATAACATTCTGAAATACTCTTTTATAATGAaccaaaatattataaattccATTTTGAAGTTGATATCCATATCACACATTTTTACCAGACATATTTTGAAATTCAActttaacaaaaatgagcaacTGGAACGTGTGTCTTCTCGTGAAAATAACAAGGGAGATTGCAGCGGGGGAAATCCTAATGTAGGTCAGAAGGAACACCCAAATGgaatagaaaggaaaaaaaagaaaaaaaataattaccacAGAAAATTTATACAAGAACTACTCAGCGACCAGGCATACATCTCCATGATACACAACACCATTAAGCACTACGACAAGCATTTCAggaatttcttcctccacctCACTGACTATGTTAGCAACAACATCGATGACTATGCGCACAACTTTTTAATCAAGCTAGATTACAATTTCTATTACACCAACAAATACAAAATTAGCAACGCTCATATGGATGATGAACCCAACGAAGAAGCCCCTGTTGTAATGAACTCCTCCTCCGCAGAATACGTCGtcagaggaggagaagatgaTGAAGGTGTTGCTCCACACAGCAATTCATTCGAACGGGGTAACCTCGCCCAGCGTGGAAGACATTTCGGGGGGCGAATGGGCCAACCGCCAAGTGGCAGCTCCCCGTCTAGCCCCAACAGACTGGCTTACCAGGAATATGGCCACCCCGCGGATCATCTTGCAGACCATTCCTCCGTCCCTTATGATAACACCTCCCTCTCGCACGAACAGGTTACCTACGCCGAGGGATACTCAACCAATTATGAGGCGAACCCTCCCCAGGCGCCTCCCCGCCAACGATATGCACACCTAACCGACGAGACCGACTACAACCGAAGCGCAAACAACCACAGCGTACACTATGCAGGCGTGCGCAACCCAGTGACACACCACAGGAACAATTACCCCCAGACTCACCTAAACAAGGAACACATGCTAAGCGAAAACAGGTTCGCCCCCTATCACCTAGCCAATCAAAATATCCCCTACGTAGTTAACCCATACGAGAAAGACCAAGCCGCCTATGACAACAAAATGGGCAACGCCGCCAAAAGCACTGCTACCTACAGCAAGCTAAAGAAGTACGGAGCGCATAACAATGAGAACCTTCCCACCATGGACGCGCCACGCATCAACACGGCCAGCATCAACACGGCCAGCATCAACGCGGCCAACATCAACGCGGCCAACATCAATGTCAGCAGCATCGACGTAAACAGCATCGATATAAGTGGCATCGACGTGAACTCCGTCGACCAAAACGCGTATAGCAGTAAATTTATCCCGCAGTAG
- a CDS encoding palmitoyltransferase DHHC1, putative translates to MYSDNEPIDREILEKQYEIIKCAKYQDFIRLQIIIQPYILNNDIEMLNGINVLHWACYCGFTELIKKLISLNLDIEKEDLVNNDTAIYYAIKNSHYEIVLLLIEHFGPSILFHKNRRKMSPFLTAISEFNEDKILEALHILELLYLNGASLEEQNEYGQTALFLCVKRNNISTLQWLLSKSVNINHRDFYGNTILHIAVKYCDIDILRLLCDYGSLNLVHHTSMQNDSINVFQLCLRNRYFLVYILLKKWIIQDKLCKGIKICKTIYAFYFWFFAMLNLIVYLNISRSFWIHRKYHSLSITWIVIWLFQQFLWFILYFKSPGFYKQNETLTKRHSRRNTPFSYTYDSSFKRKTEYQLNSIEMELFKINKIISSSHMNPQIMDYQIEAQQAKYDELIVNLECQKLALYEKVSKERINSLDVDYRNAILYNRNPRNVCVTCNIVKPPRVHHCAECFHCIVHQDHHCVWVDNCIGIKNQRAFYLFIFSMFVLLLYNYYYVFLYFSLFHKTVDYAFALLVILCNFINITLFAFITYLFARNTRTILTNITFYEHFKKPSHITDKYNTELRCWDFQNLSLIKMLKNVYSFWSLNYDEPYLRHGKKATDDIYYTLISDRI, encoded by the exons ATGTATAGCGACAACGAACCCATAGACAGGGAAATCCTGGAAAAGCAATATGAAATAATAAAGTGTGCCAAGTACCAGGATTTCATAAGGCTTCAAATAATCATTCAACCCTACATTCTAAATAATGACATCGAAATGCTCAACGGAATAAATGTTCTCCACTGGGCGTGCTACTGTGGCTTCACGGagctaataaaaaaattaatcagtTTGAATCTAGAcatagaaaaagaagatcTAGTTAACAACGACACAGCCATTTACtatgcaataaaaaatagccaCTATGAAATTGTATTACTTTTAATAGAACACTTTGGCCCATCCATATTATTCCACAAaaacaggagaaaaatgagtCCCTTCCTAACGGCCATTAGCGAATTTAATGAagataaaattttggaagCTTTACACATCTTAGAATTACTATACCTAAACGGGGCCAGTctggaagaacaaaatgagtaTGGACAAACTGCCCTCTTcttatgtgtaaaaagaaacaacATAAGTACATTGCAGTGGCTACTTAGTAAAAGTGTTAATATAAACCATCGAGATTTTTATGGGAACACAATCCTACATATCGCCGTAAAATACTGTGATATAGATATTCTGAGATTGCTCTGTGATTATGGATCTCTAAATTTGGTTCATCATACATCAATGCAAAATGATAGTATCAATGTGTTCCAACTTTGTCTAAGGAACAGATACTTTTTGGTttatattttgttaaaaaaatggataataCAAGATAAACTTTGCAAAGggataaaaatatgtaaaacTATATACGCCTTTTACTTTTGGTTTTTTGCCATGCTAAATCTTATTGTCTATTTGAACATATCTAGATCCTTTTGGATTCATAGAAAGTATCATTCTTTGTCCATCACATGGATAGTTATTTGGTTGTTTCAACAATTCCTTTGGTTCATTCTATACTTTAAAAGCCCTGGGTTctacaaacaaaatgaaacacTTACTAAAAGACACAGCAGAAGAAATACCCCCTTTTCCTACACCTATGATTCTtcctttaaaagaaaaactgaGTATCAGCTAAACAGCATAGAGATGGAGCTAttcaaaataaacaaaataatttcctcgtCACATATGAATCCTCAAATAATGGATTATCAAATCGAGGCACAACAAGCTAAGTACGATGAACTCATCGTAAATTTGGAGTGCCAGAAGTTGGCCCTCTATGAGAAAGTATCCAAAGAAAGAATTAACTCCCTAGACGTTGACTACAGAAATGCTATACTGTATAATAGAAATCCACGG AACGTTTGCGTCACATGCAATATCGTCAAACCTCCAAGGGTCCATCACTGTGCGGAATGCTTCCACTGCATTGT ACACCAAGATCATCACTGCGTATGGGTTGACAACTGCATCG GGATAAAAAACCAACGCGCCTTCTACCTCTTCATATTCTCCATGTTCGTCCTTCTACTGTACAACTATTACTATGTTTTCCTGTACTTTAGTTTGTTTCACAAGACGGTAGACTAC GCCTTTGCGCTGCTTGTAATTCTGTGCAATTTCATCAACATCACCCTCTTCGCCTTCATAACATATTTGTTCGCGCGCAACACGAGGACCATTCTAACGAACATCACTTTTTACGAGCACTTTAAAAA GCCGAGCCACATAACGGATAAGTACAACACCGAGCTGAGGTGCTGGGACTTCCAAAATTTAAGCCTCATTAAAATGCTCAA AAACGTGTATTCCTTTTGGTCCCTAAATTACGACGAGCCTTATCTAAGACACGGGAAAAAAGCA ACTGATGATATTTACTACACGCTCATCTCGGACAGAATCTAG
- a CDS encoding DNA-directed RNA polymerases I, II, and III subunit RPABC2, putative, which translates to MDGFNENYLNDEDDFMGDEFGQGVDSDDGDNYENDIDIITENQIKKEKSDYEHSDANEDNIRITSPYLTKYEKARIIGTRALQISLNAPLTIPIETQGGDVSNGKNEYDNYLNNDPLVIAERELHNKSIPFILRRYLPNGSYEDWKLDELIID; encoded by the exons A TGGACGGTTTCAATGAAAACTACCTGAACGATGAAGACGACTTCATGGGGGACGAGTTCGGACAAGGAGTGGACAGCGACGATGGAGACAACTACGAGAATGACATAGATATCATAACGGAAAACcaaattaagaaggaaaaatcggATTACGAACATTCGGATGCGAATGAAGATAACATCAGGATAACAAGCCCGTACTTAACAAAGTATGAAAAGGCCAGAATTATAGGGACCAGAGCTCTACAGATAAGTTTAAATGCTCCCCTGACGATACCGATAGAAACCCAAGGGGGAGATGTGtctaatgggaaaaatgaatatgaTAATTACCTTAATAATGATCCGTTGGTAATTGCGGAAAGGGAGTTACATAACAAGTCGATTCCGTTCATTTTGAGGAGGTACTTACCCAATGGTAGTTACGAGGATTGGAAATTGGACGAGCTCATAATTGACTAG